From the Pirellulales bacterium genome, one window contains:
- a CDS encoding DUF1559 domain-containing protein, whose amino-acid sequence MTCRGSRKKRAGFTLVELLVVIAIIGTLVALLLPAIQSAREAARRSQCMVNLKNVALAVVHFNDAKGHLPPPVTLPDLAMEPLYPQRLFGSWAVDVLPYLEQQALFDSFMINATTRLSDAVNAVPRGTPLAVMRCPSDAGFNEPFEGAIEGTNWARGNYGLNGFQFWPNSDLNRQAAGVRAGSGGNDLPTMIDFNVGMGIVSSPTTTKWSLRRISDGTTNTIMLGEMRVGLHRFDRRGVWAMGMCGSNFHCRHAWNGATQPNDCKTGVDDTYGIQAVKDELGAATLINECMDAASVDSGQSVIRSVHVGGAFVALADASVRFITDFVDSGPIVYEAFVGRTAPPSPSSLGVWQRLNISADGMTFEVP is encoded by the coding sequence ATGACCTGCCGTGGGTCGAGAAAGAAGCGTGCCGGATTTACGCTTGTGGAACTGCTGGTCGTCATCGCGATCATCGGCACGCTGGTGGCGTTGCTCCTGCCGGCGATTCAATCGGCCCGCGAGGCGGCGCGGCGTTCCCAGTGCATGGTCAACTTGAAGAACGTCGCCCTGGCGGTCGTCCATTTCAACGACGCCAAGGGGCATCTCCCTCCGCCGGTGACGTTGCCTGACTTGGCGATGGAGCCCCTCTATCCGCAGCGGCTCTTCGGCTCCTGGGCCGTCGACGTCTTGCCGTACCTGGAGCAACAGGCCCTGTTCGACTCGTTCATGATCAACGCGACGACCCGCCTTTCGGACGCGGTGAACGCCGTGCCGCGCGGCACGCCGCTGGCGGTGATGCGATGCCCGAGCGACGCGGGGTTCAACGAACCGTTCGAGGGCGCGATCGAAGGGACGAATTGGGCCCGGGGCAACTACGGACTCAACGGCTTCCAGTTCTGGCCGAACTCGGACCTGAACCGGCAGGCCGCCGGCGTGCGGGCGGGCTCCGGCGGGAACGATCTGCCGACGATGATCGACTTCAACGTCGGCATGGGAATCGTCTCCAGCCCGACGACGACCAAGTGGAGCCTGAGGCGGATCTCCGACGGGACCACCAACACGATCATGCTCGGCGAAATGCGCGTCGGCTTGCACCGATTCGACCGCCGCGGCGTCTGGGCGATGGGAATGTGCGGCTCGAATTTCCACTGCCGGCATGCTTGGAACGGCGCCACTCAGCCCAACGACTGCAAGACCGGCGTCGACGACACGTACGGAATCCAGGCCGTGAAAGACGAGCTGGGCGCCGCGACTTTGATCAACGAATGCATGGACGCCGCCTCCGTCGACAGCGGCCAGTCGGTGATTCGCAGCGTCCACGTGGGCGGGGCTTTCGTCGCATTGGCCGACGCAAGCGTACGCTTCATCACTGACTTCGTCGACTCGGGGCCGATCGTGTACGAAGCCTTCGTCGGCAGAACGGCCCCCCCGTCCCCCAGCTCGTTGGGAGTTTGGCAGCGGCTGAACATCTCCGCCGACGGCATGACGTTCGAAGTCCCCTGA
- a CDS encoding metallophosphoesterase — protein MNRRRFLGYAATVPLAAPLVGGICRGESDAADRGETVELTHPDSFMLAVLPDTQIYTTRPEWHRHFFNQTRWIAENAERLNIKYVIHEGDIVNDNLHEQWKVAQAAMQLLDGVVPYSLSPGNHDYGQGGSANDRTTLLNDYFAAEACARWPTFGGVMEPGRLENSYHVFEAGGRRHLVLALEWGPREATVAWANDVADKHGDCRLILATHAYLYYDDTRYDWQAKGTAQHWNPHVYGNCKSGGCHDGEQLWQRLVRRRANFLLTLNGHVLEDGAGRLASRGDGGNLVHQLLANYQNRADGGEGYLRLLEFPPDDKSILVRTYSPSTRAFKTDDQQQFTLPLDGVKA, from the coding sequence ATGAATCGCAGGCGCTTTCTCGGCTACGCGGCGACCGTCCCTCTGGCGGCCCCGCTGGTCGGCGGAATCTGTCGCGGCGAGTCCGACGCGGCGGATCGCGGCGAGACCGTCGAGCTTACGCATCCCGATTCGTTCATGCTGGCCGTGTTGCCGGACACGCAGATCTACACGACGCGGCCCGAGTGGCATCGGCACTTCTTCAATCAAACCCGGTGGATCGCCGAGAACGCCGAGCGGCTGAACATCAAGTACGTGATTCACGAGGGGGACATCGTCAACGACAACCTCCACGAACAGTGGAAGGTCGCCCAAGCGGCCATGCAACTTCTGGACGGCGTCGTCCCTTACTCGCTGTCGCCCGGCAATCACGATTACGGACAAGGGGGTTCAGCCAACGATCGGACGACGCTGCTCAACGACTACTTTGCCGCCGAGGCCTGCGCTCGGTGGCCGACGTTCGGCGGGGTCATGGAGCCCGGACGCCTGGAAAACAGCTACCACGTCTTCGAGGCGGGGGGGCGGCGGCACCTCGTTCTCGCGCTGGAATGGGGACCGCGCGAGGCGACGGTCGCCTGGGCCAACGACGTCGCCGACAAGCACGGCGACTGTCGACTGATCCTCGCGACGCACGCTTACTTGTACTACGACGACACGCGGTACGACTGGCAGGCGAAAGGGACCGCGCAGCACTGGAACCCGCACGTCTACGGCAACTGCAAGAGCGGCGGGTGTCACGACGGCGAGCAATTGTGGCAGCGGCTCGTGCGTCGTCGAGCGAACTTTCTGTTGACGCTCAACGGCCATGTGCTCGAAGACGGCGCCGGCCGGCTGGCCAGCCGAGGGGACGGGGGCAACTTGGTCCACCAACTGCTCGCCAACTACCAGAATCGCGCCGACGGCGGCGAGGGATATCTGCGGCTGCTGGAGTTCCCGCCGGACGACAAGTCGATCCTGGTGCGGACCTACAGCCCCTCGACCCGTGCGTTCAAGACCGACGACCAGCAGCAATTCACGCTGCCCCTTGACGGCGTCAAGGCGTGA